A genomic window from Lotus japonicus ecotype B-129 chromosome 1, LjGifu_v1.2 includes:
- the LOC130749373 gene encoding extensin, with protein MGLALLATVTSEDNKVEAPSTSSSLWCITECGTCPLICSPPPPPLLTTPSHPPPPLLAPPLLSVPSAPHSPSSSSSTFSPPPPKSQSSPPPHSSGAAPPPPPLLKPFNPPPSGSSQPLPTVVSGPHDYNYHPYYYFYASPASSLSTTHVHFFLLLLLILIVYCIVGN; from the coding sequence ATGGGGCTGGCTTTGCTTGCCACAGTGACCTCCGAGGACAACAAAGTGGAAGCACCTTCAACTTCAAGTAGTCTCTGGTGCATCACCGAATGTGGGACATGTCCTTTGATAtgttcaccaccaccacctcctctccTTACAACACCATCacatcctccaccaccactattAGCACCACCACTATTATCAGTACCCTCAGCACCACACTCCccatcctcttcttcttccacgTTCTCGCCGCCTCCTCCGAAGTCTCAGTCATCACCACCTCCACATTCTTCAGGGGCTgctccgccaccgccaccgcttTTGAAGCCCTTCAACCCGCCTCCTTCAGGTTCTTCACAGCCACTGCCTACAGTAGTCTCAGGGCCACATGACTATAACTACCATCCCTATTACTACTTTTACGCTTCACCTGCTTCTTCTCTTTCTACTACTCATGTGCACTTTTTCCTCTTGTTATTGTTGATCCTGATTGTGTATTGTATTGTTGGTAACTAG
- the LOC130724921 gene encoding U-box domain-containing protein 35-like isoform X2: protein MSSGAPPQQPTGASPHNITMVAVDKDKNSAYAFRWAVNHLENPLIIAVHVKHKNFPNHHVTNVFPPDEEDVAYVFNNLRGLCNRKAITVKEAVVDDHDVVRGLLEFAKRNLIQSIVVGASTKNSLTSLKKLKARSAMRQFVTPKQQAFQASLPGESENSVRGVPPRSGSNDVLDGRTFESNTPVRLHARERPRSAGNMPSLDNIDMPHRRHWSMDERDMSGFGPIDVTKLDLDSTITSDTHTPTKKKDTHGTSASRDLEAEMRKLRLELKQTMDMYSSACKQAISAKNQAEQIRRWKLEEERKVEEVRMSQEAALAIAEKEKARAKAALEAAEEAKRKAEQEAHRRMEAEMKARKEAEERDRALNSLTQNDHRYRKYTIEEIEEATEHFSSSRKIGEGGYGPVYQAQLHHTPVAIKILNPAASQGRRQFNQEVEVLCCIRHPNMVLLLGACPEHGCLVYEYMDNGSLEDRLFRKNNSRPISWKKRFQIAAEIATALLFLHQTKPEPIVHRDLKPANILLDRNYVSKISDVGLARLVPPSVADNVTQYYMTSAAGTFCYIDPEYQQTGCLNTKSDIYSLGILLLQIITAKPPMGLTHHVKRAIEKGKFLEILDPEVTDWPVEEALSFAKLALSCAELSKKDRPNLATVVLPELNRLRDFESTLDHQEVISSDDNDHSHEARPFYC from the exons ATGTCCTCCGGCGCTCCGCCGCAGCAGCCAACTGGCGCTTCACCGCACAACATCACAATGGTCGCTGTTGACAAAGACAAGAACAGTGCCTACGCCTTCCGTTGGGCGGTTAATCATCTCGAAAACCCTCTCATCATCGCCGTCCATGTCAAGCATAAAAACTTTCCTAATCATC ATGTCACCAATGTGTTTCCACCTGACGAGGAGGATGTAGCCTATGTTTTCAATAACTTGCGTGGATTGTGTAATCGGAAAGCT ATCACGGTGAAAGAAGCGGTAGTTGATGATCATGATGTTGTGAGAGGACTTTTAGAATTTGCAAAAAGGAATCTCATACAAAGTATTGTCGTCGGTGCATCCACCAAGAACTCTTTGACAAG TCTAAAGAAATTGAAAG CTCGATCGGCGATGCGACAGTTTGTTACTCCAAAACAACAAGCTTTTCAGGCAAGCCTACCTGGTGAATCAGAAAATTCAGTGAG GGGAGTGCCACCTAGAAGTGGGAGTAACGACGTGTTGGACGGAAGGACTTTTGAGAGCAATACTCCAGTTAGATTGCATGCTCGAGAGAGGCCAAGGAGTGCTGGAAATATGCCGTCACTGGACAACATTGATATGCCCCATCGTCGACATTGGTCAATGGATGAAAGAGACATGTCAGGGTTTGGGCCAATTGATGTAACTAAGCTAGATCTGGATTCAACTATTACATCAGATACACACACGCCTactaaaaaaaaagatacacaCGGGACATCAGCCTCA AGAGATCTCGAAGCTGAGATGAGAAAATTGAGGCTTGAACTGAAGCAGACTATGGACATGTACAGCTCAGCTTGCAAGCAAGCAATCTCAGCCAAAAACCAG GCTGAACAGATTCGTCGATGGAAACTGGAAGAGGAACGGAAGGTTGAAGAAGTTAGGATGTCTCAAGAGGCTGCTCTTGCAATAGCAGAAAAGGAAAAGGCTAGAGCCAAAGCTGCACTGGAAGCAGCTGAGGAAGCCAAGAGGAAAGCTGAACAGGAAGCACATAGAAGAATGGAGGCAGAGATGAAGGCCAGGAAAGAGGCAGAAGAGAGGGATCGAGCATTAAATTCGTTGACTCAAAATGATCATCGATATAGAAAATACACCATAGAGGAGATTGAAGAAGCTACTGAACACTTCTCCTCGTCAAGGAAAATAGGCGAAGGTGGATATGGACCTGTGTACCAAGCCCAACTTCATCACACCCCAGTTgcaatcaaaattttaaatccTGCTGCTTCTCAGGGAAGGAGGCAGTTCAATCAAGAG GTTGAGGTTCTATGCTGCATTAGACATCCGAATATGGTTCTGCTCCTTGGTGCCTGTCCTGAACACGGGTGCTTGGTGTATGAATACATGGACAATGGTAGCTTAGAGGATAGATTGTTTCGGAAAAATAACAGCCGTCCTATTTCATGGAAGAAAAGGTtccaaatagctgctgagattgCAACCGCActcctttttcttcaccaaacaAAGCCAGAGCCAATTGTGCACCGAGACCTCAAACCAGCAAACATTCTATTAGACAGGAACTACGTGAGTAAAATCAGTGACGTCGGTCTGGCAAGATTAGTCCCACCTTCTGTTGCTGATAATGTCACACAATATTACATGACTTCCGCTGCCGGGACCTTTTGTTACATTGATCCTGAGTATCAGCAAACAGGATGTTTGAATACGAAATCAGATATATATTCATTGGGGATACTGCTGCTGCAGATAATCACAGCGAAGCCTCCCATGGGTCTTACTCACCATGTTAAGAGGGCAATTGAAAAGGGCAAGTTTTTGGAGATACTTGACCCTGAGGTGACTGATTGGCCAGTTGAAGAAGCTCTATCTTTTGCCAAATTAGCATTGAGCTGTGCAGAACTCAGTAAGAAGGACAGGCCGAATCTCGCAACAGTTGTTTTGCCAGAGCTTAACCGATTAAGAGACTTTGAAAGTACTTTAGACCATCAAGAAGTTATTAGCAGTGATGATAACGACCATAGCCATGAAGCACGCCCTTTCTACTGCTAA
- the LOC130724921 gene encoding U-box domain-containing protein 35-like isoform X3 — protein MSSIKTFLIIVDVTNVFPPDEEDVAYVFNNLRGLCNRKAITVKEAVVDDHDVVRGLLEFAKRNLIQSIVVGASTKNSLTSLKKLKGNHDIPTAMIKVAPDYCNVYIISKLKIMSARSAMRQFVTPKQQAFQASLPGESENSVRGVPPRSGSNDVLDGRTFESNTPVRLHARERPRSAGNMPSLDNIDMPHRRHWSMDERDMSGFGPIDVTKLDLDSTITSDTHTPTKKKDTHGTSASRDLEAEMRKLRLELKQTMDMYSSACKQAISAKNQAEQIRRWKLEEERKVEEVRMSQEAALAIAEKEKARAKAALEAAEEAKRKAEQEAHRRMEAEMKARKEAEERDRALNSLTQNDHRYRKYTIEEIEEATEHFSSSRKIGEGGYGPVYQAQLHHTPVAIKILNPAASQGRRQFNQEVEVLCCIRHPNMVLLLGACPEHGCLVYEYMDNGSLEDRLFRKNNSRPISWKKRFQIAAEIATALLFLHQTKPEPIVHRDLKPANILLDRNYVSKISDVGLARLVPPSVADNVTQYYMTSAAGTFCYIDPEYQQTGCLNTKSDIYSLGILLLQIITAKPPMGLTHHVKRAIEKGKFLEILDPEVTDWPVEEALSFAKLALSCAELSKKDRPNLATVVLPELNRLRDFESTLDHQEVISSDDNDHSHEARPFYC, from the exons ATGTCAAGCATAAAAACTTTCCTAATCATCGTAG ATGTCACCAATGTGTTTCCACCTGACGAGGAGGATGTAGCCTATGTTTTCAATAACTTGCGTGGATTGTGTAATCGGAAAGCT ATCACGGTGAAAGAAGCGGTAGTTGATGATCATGATGTTGTGAGAGGACTTTTAGAATTTGCAAAAAGGAATCTCATACAAAGTATTGTCGTCGGTGCATCCACCAAGAACTCTTTGACAAG TCTAAAGAAATTGAAAGGTAATCATGATATACCAACGGCCATGATAAAAGTGGCCCCGGATTATTGCAATGTGTACATAATTTCTAAACTCAAGATTATGTCAGCTCGATCGGCGATGCGACAGTTTGTTACTCCAAAACAACAAGCTTTTCAGGCAAGCCTACCTGGTGAATCAGAAAATTCAGTGAG GGGAGTGCCACCTAGAAGTGGGAGTAACGACGTGTTGGACGGAAGGACTTTTGAGAGCAATACTCCAGTTAGATTGCATGCTCGAGAGAGGCCAAGGAGTGCTGGAAATATGCCGTCACTGGACAACATTGATATGCCCCATCGTCGACATTGGTCAATGGATGAAAGAGACATGTCAGGGTTTGGGCCAATTGATGTAACTAAGCTAGATCTGGATTCAACTATTACATCAGATACACACACGCCTactaaaaaaaaagatacacaCGGGACATCAGCCTCA AGAGATCTCGAAGCTGAGATGAGAAAATTGAGGCTTGAACTGAAGCAGACTATGGACATGTACAGCTCAGCTTGCAAGCAAGCAATCTCAGCCAAAAACCAG GCTGAACAGATTCGTCGATGGAAACTGGAAGAGGAACGGAAGGTTGAAGAAGTTAGGATGTCTCAAGAGGCTGCTCTTGCAATAGCAGAAAAGGAAAAGGCTAGAGCCAAAGCTGCACTGGAAGCAGCTGAGGAAGCCAAGAGGAAAGCTGAACAGGAAGCACATAGAAGAATGGAGGCAGAGATGAAGGCCAGGAAAGAGGCAGAAGAGAGGGATCGAGCATTAAATTCGTTGACTCAAAATGATCATCGATATAGAAAATACACCATAGAGGAGATTGAAGAAGCTACTGAACACTTCTCCTCGTCAAGGAAAATAGGCGAAGGTGGATATGGACCTGTGTACCAAGCCCAACTTCATCACACCCCAGTTgcaatcaaaattttaaatccTGCTGCTTCTCAGGGAAGGAGGCAGTTCAATCAAGAG GTTGAGGTTCTATGCTGCATTAGACATCCGAATATGGTTCTGCTCCTTGGTGCCTGTCCTGAACACGGGTGCTTGGTGTATGAATACATGGACAATGGTAGCTTAGAGGATAGATTGTTTCGGAAAAATAACAGCCGTCCTATTTCATGGAAGAAAAGGTtccaaatagctgctgagattgCAACCGCActcctttttcttcaccaaacaAAGCCAGAGCCAATTGTGCACCGAGACCTCAAACCAGCAAACATTCTATTAGACAGGAACTACGTGAGTAAAATCAGTGACGTCGGTCTGGCAAGATTAGTCCCACCTTCTGTTGCTGATAATGTCACACAATATTACATGACTTCCGCTGCCGGGACCTTTTGTTACATTGATCCTGAGTATCAGCAAACAGGATGTTTGAATACGAAATCAGATATATATTCATTGGGGATACTGCTGCTGCAGATAATCACAGCGAAGCCTCCCATGGGTCTTACTCACCATGTTAAGAGGGCAATTGAAAAGGGCAAGTTTTTGGAGATACTTGACCCTGAGGTGACTGATTGGCCAGTTGAAGAAGCTCTATCTTTTGCCAAATTAGCATTGAGCTGTGCAGAACTCAGTAAGAAGGACAGGCCGAATCTCGCAACAGTTGTTTTGCCAGAGCTTAACCGATTAAGAGACTTTGAAAGTACTTTAGACCATCAAGAAGTTATTAGCAGTGATGATAACGACCATAGCCATGAAGCACGCCCTTTCTACTGCTAA
- the LOC130724921 gene encoding U-box domain-containing protein 35-like isoform X1, which translates to MSSGAPPQQPTGASPHNITMVAVDKDKNSAYAFRWAVNHLENPLIIAVHVKHKNFPNHHVTNVFPPDEEDVAYVFNNLRGLCNRKAITVKEAVVDDHDVVRGLLEFAKRNLIQSIVVGASTKNSLTSLKKLKGNHDIPTAMIKVAPDYCNVYIISKLKIMSARSAMRQFVTPKQQAFQASLPGESENSVRGVPPRSGSNDVLDGRTFESNTPVRLHARERPRSAGNMPSLDNIDMPHRRHWSMDERDMSGFGPIDVTKLDLDSTITSDTHTPTKKKDTHGTSASRDLEAEMRKLRLELKQTMDMYSSACKQAISAKNQAEQIRRWKLEEERKVEEVRMSQEAALAIAEKEKARAKAALEAAEEAKRKAEQEAHRRMEAEMKARKEAEERDRALNSLTQNDHRYRKYTIEEIEEATEHFSSSRKIGEGGYGPVYQAQLHHTPVAIKILNPAASQGRRQFNQEVEVLCCIRHPNMVLLLGACPEHGCLVYEYMDNGSLEDRLFRKNNSRPISWKKRFQIAAEIATALLFLHQTKPEPIVHRDLKPANILLDRNYVSKISDVGLARLVPPSVADNVTQYYMTSAAGTFCYIDPEYQQTGCLNTKSDIYSLGILLLQIITAKPPMGLTHHVKRAIEKGKFLEILDPEVTDWPVEEALSFAKLALSCAELSKKDRPNLATVVLPELNRLRDFESTLDHQEVISSDDNDHSHEARPFYC; encoded by the exons ATGTCCTCCGGCGCTCCGCCGCAGCAGCCAACTGGCGCTTCACCGCACAACATCACAATGGTCGCTGTTGACAAAGACAAGAACAGTGCCTACGCCTTCCGTTGGGCGGTTAATCATCTCGAAAACCCTCTCATCATCGCCGTCCATGTCAAGCATAAAAACTTTCCTAATCATC ATGTCACCAATGTGTTTCCACCTGACGAGGAGGATGTAGCCTATGTTTTCAATAACTTGCGTGGATTGTGTAATCGGAAAGCT ATCACGGTGAAAGAAGCGGTAGTTGATGATCATGATGTTGTGAGAGGACTTTTAGAATTTGCAAAAAGGAATCTCATACAAAGTATTGTCGTCGGTGCATCCACCAAGAACTCTTTGACAAG TCTAAAGAAATTGAAAGGTAATCATGATATACCAACGGCCATGATAAAAGTGGCCCCGGATTATTGCAATGTGTACATAATTTCTAAACTCAAGATTATGTCAGCTCGATCGGCGATGCGACAGTTTGTTACTCCAAAACAACAAGCTTTTCAGGCAAGCCTACCTGGTGAATCAGAAAATTCAGTGAG GGGAGTGCCACCTAGAAGTGGGAGTAACGACGTGTTGGACGGAAGGACTTTTGAGAGCAATACTCCAGTTAGATTGCATGCTCGAGAGAGGCCAAGGAGTGCTGGAAATATGCCGTCACTGGACAACATTGATATGCCCCATCGTCGACATTGGTCAATGGATGAAAGAGACATGTCAGGGTTTGGGCCAATTGATGTAACTAAGCTAGATCTGGATTCAACTATTACATCAGATACACACACGCCTactaaaaaaaaagatacacaCGGGACATCAGCCTCA AGAGATCTCGAAGCTGAGATGAGAAAATTGAGGCTTGAACTGAAGCAGACTATGGACATGTACAGCTCAGCTTGCAAGCAAGCAATCTCAGCCAAAAACCAG GCTGAACAGATTCGTCGATGGAAACTGGAAGAGGAACGGAAGGTTGAAGAAGTTAGGATGTCTCAAGAGGCTGCTCTTGCAATAGCAGAAAAGGAAAAGGCTAGAGCCAAAGCTGCACTGGAAGCAGCTGAGGAAGCCAAGAGGAAAGCTGAACAGGAAGCACATAGAAGAATGGAGGCAGAGATGAAGGCCAGGAAAGAGGCAGAAGAGAGGGATCGAGCATTAAATTCGTTGACTCAAAATGATCATCGATATAGAAAATACACCATAGAGGAGATTGAAGAAGCTACTGAACACTTCTCCTCGTCAAGGAAAATAGGCGAAGGTGGATATGGACCTGTGTACCAAGCCCAACTTCATCACACCCCAGTTgcaatcaaaattttaaatccTGCTGCTTCTCAGGGAAGGAGGCAGTTCAATCAAGAG GTTGAGGTTCTATGCTGCATTAGACATCCGAATATGGTTCTGCTCCTTGGTGCCTGTCCTGAACACGGGTGCTTGGTGTATGAATACATGGACAATGGTAGCTTAGAGGATAGATTGTTTCGGAAAAATAACAGCCGTCCTATTTCATGGAAGAAAAGGTtccaaatagctgctgagattgCAACCGCActcctttttcttcaccaaacaAAGCCAGAGCCAATTGTGCACCGAGACCTCAAACCAGCAAACATTCTATTAGACAGGAACTACGTGAGTAAAATCAGTGACGTCGGTCTGGCAAGATTAGTCCCACCTTCTGTTGCTGATAATGTCACACAATATTACATGACTTCCGCTGCCGGGACCTTTTGTTACATTGATCCTGAGTATCAGCAAACAGGATGTTTGAATACGAAATCAGATATATATTCATTGGGGATACTGCTGCTGCAGATAATCACAGCGAAGCCTCCCATGGGTCTTACTCACCATGTTAAGAGGGCAATTGAAAAGGGCAAGTTTTTGGAGATACTTGACCCTGAGGTGACTGATTGGCCAGTTGAAGAAGCTCTATCTTTTGCCAAATTAGCATTGAGCTGTGCAGAACTCAGTAAGAAGGACAGGCCGAATCTCGCAACAGTTGTTTTGCCAGAGCTTAACCGATTAAGAGACTTTGAAAGTACTTTAGACCATCAAGAAGTTATTAGCAGTGATGATAACGACCATAGCCATGAAGCACGCCCTTTCTACTGCTAA